The genomic window GGAAATCCACCTTTTCAAACTTGGTCTGTGCGTCACGACTGTTACATCTTGAAACGGCAATTTCGGGGTCGATATCAAGCAGTAAAGTAAGGTCGGGCACAACGGTCCATCCCCTGTGCAGCTGCTTGATCCACTCTACCGGCTCATTGAACCTGTCCTTAAGGGTAGATGACTGATAGGCAATTCTGCTGTCTGAGTACCTGTCTGAAATTATCACTCTGCCAGTTTCCATTGCAGGTTTGATCGTATTTCGGATGTGTTCTGCATGATCGGCTGTGAACAATAAGAGCTCTGCCAGGGGATCAACATCCGACTGGATTGCCCGCATTACAGCCTGGCCGATCCAGTCTTTTGTAGGTTCGCGTGTAAAAATAATATCCGAATAAATGGGGTTTTGTTTCAGGTATTCCATTATGGTGGTCTTGCCCGACCCGTCAATCCCTTCAATTGTCACAAGTTTTCCTTTCATTTCCATCTCTCAGGTACGGACGGTGTCTTCACTGCCACATTGGGGACATTTTATAGGCATGAAGTTGGGGTCTGCCTGAAATACGAAGCTGCATGTATTGCATACAAAATATACCTTTGATTGATCTATATCATCCATATTTTCACCTGTATAATATTTACCGGTAAATAATATAACTATATTCTTCATTTCCAGTGTATGACAATTATAGGAGTAATTACAAGGGGTAAATACGGCAACCGATTGATAGAAACGCTCCGTCAACATTCGGACTTTACCATCAAAACTGCCTCCCTGCCTGCCAGGTTACCCGATTTCCTGGATGAGCCGGAAGAATTTGTAAAGAGACTGGATATCAATCCGGATGTATTCACTGCAGATACCATAATAACTTACTCCCTG from Methanohalophilus halophilus includes these protein-coding regions:
- the tmk gene encoding dTMP kinase, yielding MKGKLVTIEGIDGSGKTTIMEYLKQNPIYSDIIFTREPTKDWIGQAVMRAIQSDVDPLAELLLFTADHAEHIRNTIKPAMETGRVIISDRYSDSRIAYQSSTLKDRFNEPVEWIKQLHRGWTVVPDLTLLLDIDPEIAVSRCNSRDAQTKFEKVDFLSGVRNVFLQLAEENPQRFVIIDASQSLEKVKKKVDEAISGLE